Within Quercus lobata isolate SW786 chromosome 5, ValleyOak3.0 Primary Assembly, whole genome shotgun sequence, the genomic segment AATAGGCCTAACAAGCAAGTCACTTATCAGAcacccatttattaaacaaacaaaaatatcacTGGTTGAACACTTAATAGCATGACCATTAGTGAGTTTGGCAGTATTTTCTGGTAGCTGATTTGTTGAAAGGTGAGaccaaatatacatatatatatatatatatatatatataaacacacacacggaagcttattttaaattttttttttttttttagagctaGTTCATTAGTTGCTAAAAATggatttaataaaatattcttgCTATAATAATAAGAGGATGTCAATCAGACACTATATTAAAAGGTCCAACTCTATTTTCTCTAGTAAAGACCTAGTTATTTAAGGTCATTTTAGGATTATTATAAAGGAAAATCTTAATTCCTCAAGTAAATGCTTAATCCACATAAGCTCATATGATGTGTGTGCCATGGCTCTATACTCAACCTCTACACGAGACTTGGCAATAACAGCTTGTTTCTTACTTCTCCAAGTAATCAGATTTCCTCCCAGAAAAGTGCAATACCCAATAGTGGATTTTCTATCTGATGGTGATCcaacccaatcagcatcagtgTAGGCTTCTACCCATAGGTGACCATTAGCTTTATACAAAAGACCACAGCTTGGATGTGCTTTAAGATACCTCacaatccaaataaaaatcCCCACTTGAAATCCAtaccaacaccaaaaaaaaaagcccaatcCACCACTAAACATCAATCAACAAAATCTAGTCCAACAAATCAACCCAAGGCTGCCTGAACAGATAATCAGAGAGCGTATTgaagaagagatgaaaatcagACCATGGTTGAAACCCCCAGTTGAAAAAGTCCGGCAACGGTGATAGGGTGCAGGAGCGGCAGCTCGAGAACCCGTGAGTGGGCTAGGATGGGTCACCGGAGGAGGGTGAGCCCTGCCTCTCTTGCGGTCAGGTGATGTCGATCTGATGTCGCAAGACCTGAGAGAGGGTCACCGGCGCTGGACAACTCCTTCATCCACTAAATTGAGATCGTCAAAGGTCTCTGTTAGGGTCATCGCAGCTAGCGAGGTGCTGTTATGGTTGCTGGTGACAACAGTATCAGTGGGTGGTGGTCGTAGGATTAACAGCAGCAGTGGGTTGGTGGCTCTAACACCATGTTGTTTATGGTAAAGGTGTTTAGGGTTTGATAAGTCAACCCTAacacaaaatattatttatatataaagtacaTGATATTACTGTTTTGCCCCTATTCCTCATAACAATAGTAATATGCATACAACAATATAGGCTGGCCTTGCCTTTGTCACTCCTACCATTTTACTAGACGCTAAAACTTACACATGTTATTAGGAGTAGAACATTTTTCTGGACTATATATTTCAGCAAGGTCTTATTATGGGTAAACTTAAATGAAATAAGACCTTTATATCAAAGTTCCCATCACTACTGCAACAAGATCTAGTAATTAATCCCTAAACCTTTTTAGTTGATACAAGCATTTCACCCAACTAACCTTTTCTACAGTGATGAAATATATGTAACTAGCTAAACGGCAAATGACAAAGAATGGCAagtaaaatataagaaactatTTATTGGATAAAACTGGTTTTAGTTTTACCTTGTAGAGTTCAACTAACACATTGCTAAGAGATTCCTAAGAATCATAAGGGCAGAGATGACAAAAAGATATTGCCTCATCAGATCAATCCAATTGTTTCATCACAATTTCCATGTCTATCAACCCGTATACATTTGAAAGGATATTCCAAGAATAGAAAACCAACGGGATACAGCTAAGACTACCAAGAAAGGCATTCGAAattctacaaaatttaaaggtctaattaataaaaatcaataacattCAAGAACCAGGAAATTCCAAAAAGCAAGAGAgcaaagaaaatccaaaaagaagtTTTTCATTACAAACAAGAACCAAATCAATAGGAACTCACAATTCAATTCAAACAAATCAGAATCCAGAAAAAAACCCATTAGTCCAAACCatatgaaagcaaaaaaaaatctctcaccTGAACATGTTTAGCCCTGACATAGGGAGAATCACCAGCAGGCATTGGAAGGAGTATGGCATGGGTGGTAGGCATCAACTCAGGGGGGTGCATATATGGAATCCTTGTGTTGGAAATGTTCACCGGAAGGAGGCCCACTGCTGATATGTTTAAAGATTGTCTCAATCTTCATAACTTTGTTAAGATGACATTACCAAAAAGACTCATTCAGGTCGTTAACCCAATGCTTTTGCCTAGAAAACCTGAAAAAATGAGAGCAATAACTACAGCAATAGTGGAAACAGAAGAAGATGGCAATGGCAGTGAAGTTGAACAAacagaagaaaataataaaattgagtaCTTAAGGCAGATGGACGTTGACATGCAAATATGCCTACTCTCAATTCTTAACATTGGACTCATGTTCAATGAAATCCCCAAAAGATAGAATGAGTAAGAAGGAAGTCATTAAGGAactaaaattgataaaaaaatacttttgtTGATTTGAGGATCCACAGAGGTAGATTAAATCAAGCCCAACTAAGtggtaaatatattttatattataggACTATCATAGTCAtgaactttctttcttttttctttcaattcctaaattcttttaaattatataaccaAGAAAGATATTGCATTTATCTTTTATCACTTCCAGTATATCCTAACTAATTTCATAATTAGATTTTCAGTTCTCATTCACAATCAAAATgttggactaaaattttcaacttattaAATGCACAGCCTTCCTATAATAATACTtgtccattttctttttccatttatCGCATGCAATAGCTATTACTGTTGACACTATCAAGGTATACAATGGTGAGCTAATGAACTTTTTATTAAATGCAGGAGCGTGAAACTACTGAAAGAGACAATCTCTTTAACAATTCCTTGATGAAGTATGCAATTTGGGATTTCTAAGTGTGTTATAAATCTCGTACAAGTTTAGTCTCACCTGTTGAAAtgtttaatgggagattttaaTTCTCCTTTGCTTTAGGAATCACCTTCATGTACTGTACTTGATTCTCTACTACTGTAATTTGAGTTTACGTGCTTGTAGTAATTAATAATCAACGCAATTTCTGAAAGCCACTATGTGAAGGGAATGTATGGTGTCAAAGATGTCAACTTAGTTATAATTTTGAACGTGTTTATGCAGCACTATTATAGGGTTCAAATAAGAGTAGACATCCCAACATTCCGTATTACCCAACCCACATCAGGAGGCCTCCACCTTGGAGCTGTCCCCACAGATTGCAAGGGGTCAAAGTGATCTGCATCCAAGAATCCCAACACATACTAGGTAGCTCAATTGAAGATGATTTCAAGAGTTTTCTTGAGCTCTTTGCGCCTATAAATTGATATTGCAGCTCCTCAACAACcttaaatttatacaaaattcaTGTAAGGAAAACTGATCTGAGCAATGTATCATTCTAATTTATACCATCTTACAACAAAATAATGACTTACAATTTGCTCATGTTTGTCACACCACGCAAGGACAGAAATTTTGAGCCTTCTCCAAATAAATCACTAATTTGTCTGAATAGAGTTGCATCATCAATTACTGTCAGgaacttcaaaaataaatacaataaatttaaaaccaCATGAATGTATCTTAGAGGTTAAGAAGCTATAGAACTATTAACTTAGAAGGCAGAAATGCTAGGGGGAATGGGCCCCTAAAGACTTGGATCTCTCTGTTAACATCACAGCTCAAAAGGATTGAGATCAGATCTGACTCCCTtactttaaaaagataaaagatactTGGAAAACAATGTAGAAGAAAAGCCCATACAATTTCTTTAGTTGTTTCCAAGTTTGAAAAAAGTTAGGCATCCTTCCAGTGAAGTTGTTACTACTAATTCTATTACACATGGCCCAAAATGGAAAGAAGATTGAACAAAATACAAACCCCAAAGATTGCCCTTCaatgaaaatactaaaattactgTTAGAACACCTATGGCATCAAAACCACCAACTTAACAATAGTTTTAATTTGGTTAGATTAGTAAGAGTGCCTGGCAACTCTCCTATGAGATTGTTAGCACTAAGAATGCTGCAGTCACCAAAAGGAAAGTTCAGACCATTCAATTGTTAAGTAATTAAGAAGATCAGtgagaatttaaaaattaccaataaaagaaaaaatgacataattttacTGTCTAAATGATCAGTGAGAAAGAAAGATACAACAAGAGCATACATTATTTTAAGAGAGGTAATATTTCCCAAGTAGGTTGGAATTCATTTAAATCAGTAAGAATGAGCAATTATTGACtaacttggacttgaactcagGAGTCACTTAGAGATACTCCAACTGCATAGAACCCCATTCATGTGGTATGTTAACACTAAGGTAGTTAGCATTGAGATCACTACAATCAAGAGGAAATTAGTCAAAGAAACTTAAATTGATTTTCAGTTGctaataagtaaaaaataataataataataataatggcaACTCTTCTTACATGGTGTTTAGTTTGGGTAGCTTCACTAGAGCTGGTGGAAGTATACCAGCAAGACCCTGCCCTATAAGAAATCTTTATGACAAGGATTTTTActgatgaaaaaaatttaataaaaaatgagtagGATTTTTCCCTACTCATTTACAAGTTAAACAAGACATTTGGCCAGAAATTACCCtgatttttttagatttcattttaaacaaaaaaaattcaaatgttgGTCTCAAAAgcactaaaattatatttactaaatgcatattttttttatgacttaTAGCTACATTAGtcatataattatcaaattatatgaGCAATTATATAATTATGAAGTCAGTTTCACCCTTCACTTCTTAGCCAAGCTGAGATTAAAGGTATAGTTCTTAAATACTACTTTGTTTCTGTGCTTAACTGCATAAGTTGGGCTTATGCCTAGATTCTTATCAGAGAAGCCCAATGAGCCAAGTTCTAAGAATGGACAAACTTACTTGTAATGTTCATTGGCAGAACTATAATTGTTTTGCTGCAAGCAAGCCCAGGTCAATTCTCAAGCATTCCGCAATGATAAGAGTATCAAAATCATGCAAGCGCTTTggaatatataacaagtatgaaagcagaaaaagaaaagatgcaaCATCCACCTTGAAATTTCCTGCTCGACAGTTATTTGAACCTTCTTCCCTAGAGATCTAGCTGTCTTTGCCCTCCTTCCACTGAAAGCTATACCTTCTTCAATATGCTTCAGCTTGAGCTGAAGCATTTCAATCTCTTCTTCAACCCTTCCAGATCTCTGTTAAATATAAGAATTGCTTACACACAAATACATGCATGTAATATCCATAAATGCTCAGCAGAAAAACAATACATGACTTAAACAGCCTCATAGCAACTATTTGATACAAAGATATGTAACCAAAATCCTTCAACATAAATAGGAGTATAGAAGCAAATACATTATTATGCATGACATGCTTTTTAGTCCCATAAAGTTCCTAGCATCTTGCTGTGCATATACAAAACTAATTTGATGCATactaaattaaattcttgagaTTATCCCAGATATCAAAGGCAATGAAAAgctaacaaataaaataaaattcttccAAATGCTACATAGAACATGATAATATGCATACACCAATATAGGCTAGCCTTGCCTCTGTCACTCCTAACATTTTACTAGATACTAAAACTTATGCATATTATTAGGAgtaaaacatttttcttaacTATATATTTCAGCAAGGTCTTATTAGGGGTAAACTAAATGAAATAAGACCTTTGTATCAAAGTTCCCATCTCCACTGCAACAAGATCTAGTAACTTATCCCTAAACCTTTATAGTTGATACAAGCATTTTACCCAATTAACCTTTTCTAAGGTGATGATATATATGTAACTAGCTAAACGGCATCACAATACAAGAGATATAAGAAACTATTTTCTAGCAGAAGGCAAGGCATCAAAAGTGCCTTTCCTTCTACCAGAAAGCAAAGGCAGAAAGAAAATATGGAGCAGGCCATGAAGAAGGTCCATATACCGTACAGAATACAAGagatgtataaaaaataatcaaattactTCAAAGGTGGACAGTTCAAAAGGAATGAGTCACAAGCAGGAAGAGAATTGGAGCACTCAGTGATGCAGGAAGCACAAGCaaagatttattttaatttagtcttattcaattttataagtcaattgtattttattcTAGACCCTAGTGGTTAATTGggtttattagtattttatttaaagtcaagggtatttttgtaattcaataatggAGATTTCCCAAGTTATGTAGTATTAGAATTTCCtacttcaattaaaattagGGTTCAGTAGTCTTATAAGCAAAGTATTGTAATCCTTTGGTGGAGGGGAttattttgattaataaaatttctattgaaAATGTCCCAATGGTCTGGAGCCCACtcaaacaaatcctaaatgcTAACTCCTAGAGGTTTTCTCTTGCTTTGTGCTGACTCAAGGCAAACCTAAGTGTTGACTCCAAGGTTATCTATCCATTGTTTTCCTGTTATTCTATTTTTGTGACGCAATGTTATGGTTTGTCCAATGTCGCTCGAATATTATGATAAAGTGGAAACACAAGGATGTACATTAGTTAGTAGTAGCATCATAAAGTTATCTGATTTTCAGGATATATAAAATTAGCTATTTCAGAATGAGAAAAAGGTTATCTTTCAAATTCTTATAAGAATAACAGGGAGGCAAAGAATGTAGCTAATGACAATTAACCAGCAGAATAGCATACGATTCCCtaaaaaaagatatgaaaaaCAAATCCATATTCATAACCAAAAGGAAAGTTCAGACCATTTCAATTGTTAAGTGATTAAGAAGATCAGtgagaatttaaaaattacCAATCAAATGTgatttgaaaaagtaaataaaagaaaagaaagagacactGACAGATACTCCAAGTTAAGCAAATTTCCAAGCTCAGGGGGAACAATTCCAGAAAATTGATTGCTCTCTATGCTCCTGAATATAATCTTAAAGATTATAGTTAAAGCAATTGAAAAATGACATACTTTTACTTTCTAAATGATTGGTGAGAAAGAAAGATTCAACAAGAGCATACATTATTTTAAGAGAGGTAATATTTCCCAAGTAGGTTGGAATTGGTCCTGATAAGTTGTTCATAGAGATGGACCGGCAGTGAATTTATTTAAATCAGTTGGAATGAGCAATTATTGCCtaacttggacttgaactcagAAGTCACTTATAGATATTCCAACTGCATAGAACCCCATTCATGGGGTATATTACCACTAAGGtactaagtaaaaaaataaataatggcTACTCTTCTTACATAGATTTCAGTTTGGGTAGCTTCGCTAGAGCTGGTGGAAGTGTACCAGCAAGACCTTGCCCTCTAAGAAATCTGTATGACAAGGATTTTTAccggagaaaaaaatttaatgcaaTTTGAATAACTTCATGCCACAAATTTCAGAGGAgaaacatagaaaataaatgaaaaatcttTTAAAACAACAGGAACATGAAAATTAATTCAAGTCCGTACACATTTGGAAGGATATTCCACACCAATTAGAATAAAAAACCAACGGGGTACAGCTTAGACTACCAAGAAAGGCAttcaaaattatacaaaatataaaagtctagttaaaaaaatcaataacattCAAGAACCAGGAAATTCCAAAAAGCAAGAGAccaaataaaatccaaaaagaagTTTTTCATTACAAACAAGAACCAAATCAACAGGAACTTGCAATTCAATTCAAACAAATcagaatccaaaaaaaaaaacccattagtcTAAACCATAtgaaagcacaaaaaaatctcTGACCTGAACATGTTTAGCCCTGACATAGGGAGAATCACCAGCAGGCACTTTATGTATTAAGTGATTTTTGTGTCGCAATGTTATGGTTTCTCCTATGTCGCTCGAATATTATGATAAAGTGGAAACACAAGGATTTACATTAGTTAGTAGTAGCATCATAAAATGAATTGATTTTCCGGATATATAAAATTAGCTATTACAAAATGAGGAAAAGGATATCTTTCAAATTCTTACAAGAATAACAGGAAGGTCAAAAATGTAGCTAATGGCTATTAGCCAGAAGAATAGCATATTATTCCCCAAATAAAGATATGAAAAACAAATCCAGATTCATAACCACAAGAAAGTAATGTCAGTGTTTGTTGGCTTTGTAAGTCCACACTCTCTAAATGACAGTTAACATATTAACACTAACTTAAAAAGTGTAAATGTGAGTGGTCTGACAAAAGCAGCcatatcaaaaatataaaactacaTGGGTAAAAGGTGGTAACccatcttcttttttaataagttttgtCCCCAAAGGGGGGGGACGACCAGTAATATAGACATCTCA encodes:
- the LOC115988433 gene encoding uncharacterized protein LOC115988433, which encodes MMDLSVLLFPETMRSGRVEEEIEMLQLKLKHIEEGIAFSGRRAKTARSLGKKVQITVEQEISSKTIIVLPMNITRQGLAGILPPALVKLPKLNTIDLNANYLSVNIPHEWGSMQLEYL